The sequence TATTCTCAGGAGACATATGATTGGTATTGTTAAAAGGCCCTAGGATATCGGGATCCAGCTCCATGGTGCCCGTCAGGCTTCCTCCTTCACCATCGATGACCTTATCACTGTATTCGATACACTTGTCATACATGGCCGTACCGGTCCACTTTTCGGCATTGAGGTAAAGCTCCGAAAGCATGGAATATCCAGCAGCCTTGGATACACGCCCTACCAACTCTTGGGACAGTGGCTGTAGCAATTCCACATTATCAAGCAGCTCCTGCTCCACAAAGGCGAATACTTCTTGTCTTGTCGCTGACGGTGGATTGATGGGTTCGCCCACCGTTGTCACGATCGGTACATTTCCCCACATGTCCATGATTTTCAGATAATGATAAGCCCGCATCACACGGACTTCTGCCAATAGGGATTGCTTTTCTTCTTCCGAAACGCCCGCCGCGGCAAAATCCACGCTTTCCAAATCAGACAAGGCAGAATTCACATAACCCAAACCTGCCCACATCAGCGACCATGCTGATCTTAACCGTGGTTCTTGTGAGGTCCAGGTATGATAATGTAACCTGATATGGTCACCGCCATCATATCCGTGTCTCCCCTTTTGCGGCCAAGCCACTTGATCCGCAGCCATCTCGCCATGATAATAATAACCGCTTTGCCCTGTCGGGGCTAACCAAGCTTGCATGTGGGTGAATGGCCGAAGCACCCCTTGCATGATTTCAACTTTATTGTTGTAAAAATTATCTTTTGATAATTCACTGTATATCGTTTCATCCAAGTCCATACAGGATACTGTTCCCAATATCGCTGCCGGTGCAAGGATTCCTGCTATTTTATTGATGTATTTTTTCATGATTTCCTCGCTTTAAAATCCAACTTTTAGACCCAGTGCAAATGATTTTGTTCTAGGATAGAACCCTCGGTTATCGATTCCGGTGTTCAAGCCAACATCCTGAAGTTCAGGGTCGATCCCAGAATAACCGGTAATGGTCAGAAGGTTTCGACCGGAAGCATACACACGCAGGTTTCTGAGGTATGGGCTGTTAAGGGTGAAATTATAGCCCAAGGTTACGTTGTCAAGCTTTACAAAGCTTCCCTTTTCCAAGTAATAATCGGAATACTGGGGATCATCGTCCAGCTCATCGTGCGTGGTGATAGCACTCTCCAGCAGGTTATTCGGCAACCATCTTTTATTGCCAAAATACAGGTCCTTGGTATTCAAAATATCAAATCCAAACTTGCCTCGGAAAAACAACGTCAGGTCAAAATTCTTATAGGTAAAGGTATTGTTCAATGAAGCCATGTACTTGGGAACACCATTACCGATAATGGTAAGGTCTTCGGTGGTCATGTCAGCTGTGCCTCCGACCGAACCGTCGGCTTTATAAAATTGCCACTTCCCGTCTTCCGTAAACCCTGCAAAGCGCTTACCATAGAAATTACCAATGGCTCCACCCTCTTCCACTCGTATGGCATTACCCAAGTTTCCGGGACTGGGCAGTCCGCCTTCCTCGATCCACGAAATGGTAAAGACGTCATTGGAAAGTGAATTCACCTTGTTCCGCTGGGTATTGGCCGTCAAGTCTGCCCGCCAGCTAAAGTCACTATTCTGAATCAATGTGGAAGTCAGGTAAATCTCTATCCCTCTGTTATTGATACTTCCCACATTGGTCAGTAGCGAGCTCCGCACAAATGGCGGTTGCTGGGCGGTATAATTGTAGAGCAAATCGACCGTCTCTCTATTGTAAAGATCCAAAGATCCCCCTAGCTTATTGTTAAAGAGCAAGAAATCAAATCCCAGGTTCCACTCTCTCTTTTTCTCCCAGCGAAGGTCTGGGTTAGGGTTTCGGGAAGCCCCATAGGTCTGATAGAAAATCCCCTCTTGCGGATAAACCCCTCCGGTAGAGAGCGTAACAATGGAATTATAGTTGCCTATCCCCTGGTTACCGGTAACGCCATAGCCAAGCCTTACTTTCAGGTTATTTACCGCTGTACTGTTAGCAAGGAAACTTTCTTTGGTCAGTTCCCAACCTACGGATACAGCTGGGAAATTCCCCCATTTGTGGTTCTCCCCAAAACGTGAAGAACCCTCTCTCCTGATCGTTGCCTGAAGGAAATACTTCTCGTCAAAGGCGTAACTTGCCCTAGCGAACAAGGCAATCAAGGTATTGTCTTCCTTGAAACTACCCATTCCCGGACGGGGAAGTTGAGTATTGTTAATGGCACTACCTGCGCCGAGATTCCAATCCAGAAATCCATCAGTGGTAAAGCCATTGTTGTTTACATTGAAGGTTTCTGTGGAAAAATACTGATAACTATAGCCTCCTACGACATCCAATGAATGAACGGAGTCGAATATCTTCTTATAGTTCAGCGTTGACTCAAAGGTATTGGACCAGTTAAGGTGGTTGAATTTTGACGCATAGCCCATTCCCTGATATTGGGAGGTCGGCCGGTTGGCAAAATCATTCATGGACTGGTAATACCGATCGTTGTAAGTGTTTCTCACATAAGCACCGAATGCAGATGCGGTTAGCCCTTCTATAATGTCCAAAGACAACCTGGCATCTCCAGAAAAGGTTTGTTGATTTCTTTCACTGATTCTATTGGCATACCGGGAAAGCGGATTATAGTTGTTATAGGCTTCAGTTTCTACAAAGGACCCATCCTCATTGAAAATAGGCGCCGTTGGGTTTCGCTGAATGGCTTGCTCAAAATCTCCAGAGCTACCGCCCAGCATGTTTGCCTTGTTGAAGTTAGTGGCAATATTTGCCGCCAAGGTCAACCGATCATTTAGTCCTGTTTGATTAAAATTGATCCTTCCACCAAATTGCCTACGACTGTTTTCCCTAGCGATTCCTTCTGCATCATTAAAATAGAAGGACGCACGGTAAGATGAGTTTTCGCCACCACCGGAAGCTGCAAAGTTATGGTATTGGCTCAGGTTCTGCTTATTCAGCAATCGTTCATAGAGATCAGTAGAGCTACCCAAATCATTGACTTCGTCCATCAATCCTTGATCAATTAGTTCTCTGAACTGATCTGCAGTAAGGAAATCTGGTTTCCTATCCACATATTCCCGTTGGAAATAGGTCGAATAATCGAACCGGGATTGCCCTGCCTTCCCTTTTTTGGTGGTAATTAGAATTACCCCTGCATTGCCCCGGGTACCGTAGATGGCTGCTGCGGACCCATCTTTCAGCACATCAAAAGAGGCAATATCATCCTGCTGAAGCAAATCCAAACTCCCGCCGGGAATTCCATCAATCACAATCAACGGACTGGTCGTACCCACTAAAGAGGTCAAGCCCCTCAACTGGATATCTGTGGATCCATTGGGGTTGTTTCCTTGGGGCCTGTTAATGTTCAGACCGGCCACTTTACCCTGGATAAGCTCCATTGGCGACCGCATACCGCCCTGTACAAAATCATCTTCCTCCACATTCGCCACTGCTGAGGTAATTTCCCGCTTTTTCTGGGACCCATAGCCGATCACCACAAATTCCTCCAGTGATTCGGTATTGGACGTCAGTTCCACATTCAGGGTCGATTGGCTACCCACCGGAACTTCCTGACTGGCCATCCCGATAAAGCTAAATACCAATACCGCCTCATCAGAGGCGACAGATATCTTGTAATTGCCATCGAGGTCGGTCACGGTACCATTGGTCGTTCCTTTTTCTAGGATGGAAACCCCGGGAAGAGGCTCCCCAGACTCGTCAGTCACGGTGCCGGTGACTTGCTTGGCGGTAGTTTGAAAAAACGACATGCTGGCTGACGTGCTGGACTCATCGGTTACAAAAAACGTTTCTTCCGCATGTGTGACGGAGCCTAAGGCTCCTGAAAATAGCATCATTAAAATGCCTCCTTTCACTTTACGAAAGCTCATGCCTGTGCCGCTAAGGCGACGAACAGCTGGTAACTTTTCTTTCATTTAACTTTGGGTTTTAGGTTATCAACTAACTATTAATCTTCTGCCTCCAAACTGTACATTTTCATGAAATGCACGGAAAGGACTAAGCAAAATCTACTTTAAAGCTAAACCCTTTTAGTATAAAAGCAAAGTCGATTTAGTAGTACGTATTTCTACTAATTTTTTGGGTGAGAAAATCGCTGCACGAATACGGACAAAAAAAGGCCATTGACAATCTCAAAAAAACTGTTTGCACAATTAGTCCAAAAATCCTATTTTTTCATTTATTAATTTCAAATCCATCAACATAGATTATTTCTATCAAATCAACGACTTCATTAAAAAAACCATTAAAAGCCCTTTAAATAGTTGAAAACAACAAAAAATCGTTTAAAACAAAGCGTAAAGGATCTTACTATTTTATTCAAAAAAAAATTAAAAAAACATTTTTCTAAGTAGTAAAAAGTAGTCTTGCTAACAACTTCAGCAATAAGTGTTAATTCAACAATTTTTAATCAAAATAAACCAAATTACACTCCGAAAAGTCATATCAGAAAACCGTACGCAAATCAATCGTTTAATAATATTCAACCTCATCAGGCAAAAAATCAGACTACCTTATATCCTATAATCATAAAAAGCACACGCTTTACCTGAAAACAGCTAGAGCAAATTCATCACTGAAACCCCACCCTTTCTACCTCTAAGAAGTCAGCTTTTGGGTAGATTCTCTTTCTTTAAGGGATGCCTGTAAGACGATTTGATGGGATGTTCTTTCTTCTTGAGGGGTATTGATCAATTTCAGCATAGATTGGATCAGGCCCCGTGCAATTTCTTCCTTGGGTTGGACGATACTGGATACTGAGGGAGTATTGAACTTGAAAAACTCATTATCATCAAATGCAATCACGGCCAAATCTGCAGGAATTTTCTTTCCTAGCTGTTTGATCACCTGCATTCCCTTCATGGCCAAGTAATTGGTAGCAAAGAACACGGCCTCTAAATCACCGTTGGATTCGAAAAACGCCGTCATGGCATCCTCTGTTTCCTGAGAAGAATAAGTATCATAAGGGATTTCCAAAATCTTGGGATCGATGGCTTCTTTTTTGCACATCTGTACGTAAGCCTCCCTCCTCTCATGCATCTGCGATTGGTCGGAGTCAATGGTTACAAAACCGATTTTTTTCAATCCATCTTTCAAGAACAAATCCAGTCCTTGCTTTGCTCCTTGGTAATTATCGATCACCACATAGCTGCAATCTACCTCCGGAAGGTATCGGTCAAAAAGGATCAACGGATTCCGGTCCCTAGACAATTCGGACAAAAATCCAGCATCCATTCCCACAGGTGGGGTAAGGATATAGCCATCCACTTGCAAATCCCTAAACATACTGATCAAGCCCATGGTTTTGGCCGGGTCATTATTGGTGCTGGAATAAATGATCTTATAGCCATCCTTAAAGGCTTGGTCTTCGATCATCTTGGCAATAGTCGCAAAAAATGGATTCGAAATATCCTCTACCATAAACACAATGATATTAGACTTTCCTGTTCGTAGACTTTTGGCCAGCTGACTGGGCTGGTAACCAATTTTCTTCACATAAGCCTGAACCTTATCGATCAGCTTTTGGCTAATCCTATTTTCTTCTGCCTTGCCATTCAACACAAATGAAACGGTGGTTACTGAAATATTTAGCTCCTTGGCAATGGCTTTTATGGAATGTTTCTTTTTTTGCATTCTTAGTGGTTATACGAAAACGATCTCCCTACTTCTAGGGATCATAAAGTTGGGGAACCGTCAAATATAATGGATTCTTGTGTTTTTTTCGTGATCAACTGCCCTTGAGTTGTGCGAAAATGGTTAATTGGGACACTTCGGATAAAGGTAGTTGAATATAAGGTATTCAGAAGTTTGATAAAAATTTTTACAAAGATTTCATCCACTAAAATAAGGTTGCCCTTAAAGAAGGACAACCTTACTTACTTATCTAAATTTAAGGTAATGTATCCCGTTAGTTTCCTTGATCCCACCAAACGGTCGTTGTCCATGTGTCACCGCCCATGTTGGAAATGGCATCATTTAGGCTTTGGGGATTCGTGGTTCCTTCAGAAGAAGGATAAATTTGCCTGCGCGGTATCTCGCCATTGGAGAAGTTTCCGGTATAATTCACAGGTGTAAGCATCGGGTAGCCCGAACGCTTCCAGTTGTTCCACGCCTCCACAAAATTGGCAAACAGCCCCGTAGTGGCCCAAATTTGCTCATTGATCATTTCCATGGCACTTGCTGTCGAACTCATATCCAAGGCATTGGCCTGCACATAAGCATTGGCCTCAGCACTGGAGACCATTCCTCCACCAAATTTCCCAATGGAGGTCATCGCTCCCAATACCCCAGCTTCATAATGCTCTGCGGCAGTTCCAGGCACATTATAGCCCCTTACGGCTGCTTCAGCCAGTAACAACTGCACCTCCGCATAAGTCAGGAAGAAAATCGGTGCGTCCCTATCCCGGTAGATGGCGGTAGGCCGGGAATAGTTCCCAATGGGAGCCACATCGTCTCCTTCACCTGTTCCCCCTGGATAGTTTGGCTCATTTTTTATATCGGTAGCTTGACCTTTAAGGTCATAACCATTGGGCATGCCGATTTGCACAGCCGGATCATTGTTACCGACCACATTGCCGTTCCTATTGGCCGCAAGGCCAGCTGGGGGAACTTCAGCAATGACCGGCAAACGTGGATCATCCATCATTTTCAAGTAATCAATCATCTCTTTAGACCACCGTACTTCATAAATATCATCCTGTACATTAAGGGCATTCGCACTGGAATTGGAATAGCCGTTATTCTGATCCGAATACATCAAGGCGTCGTCCGCAGCAGAAGCAAAAACTCCACCGGCGACCGCCTTTTCGACGTAACTTTGGGCGGACGCAGGGTCTACAGTCACCATTCTCATGGCCATTTTCAGCATCAAGGAATAACCAAACTTCTTCCATTTGGCAATATCGCCTCCATAGATCACGTCATTGGTAATCTCATCACTCCCTGTGCCCAAGGTGTTGATGGCATTTTCCAGGTCTGCCAACATCGTCATGTACAGGGCCGACTGCTGGTCATACTTCGGCTGGGTAACCCCTTCTTGTCCCTGCAGGGCTTCGGTATAGGGGATATCGCCATAGATATCCGTCACAAAAGACAAGGTCAACACCTTCATGATGTCCCCAACGGCATTGAGGTTGGTCATTCCCTTGTCCATGGCCAATTGCTGCATCTGATTGATCCTGGAAGAGGCTTCGTACCCTAAGTTCCACACACCTTGGATGTAATTATTGGTACTCCCCGAGATGACATACTTGTCTGCATTGGAGTAATAATTGGCTCCTCCTGTGGACGTAGAGGCCAACACCTGTACCCACATACTCTGAAACAGAATCGAACCGGTGTATCCCGTTACCATGTTTCCATAATTGTAGGACACGGTCGGCAAAATCAGGTTGGGATCAAAGAGGTCGCCGTCCGCCTGATTAGGATCGGTATTGATCTCTTCAAAATCTCCATCACAGCCGGTGAAAGCCACTAACAACCCTACCAGCATTAAACTTATATATCTTTTCATGATCAATTCAATTTAAATTTAAGGTTAAATCCGTATGACCGGGTGCTTGGCAAACTGGTCCCTTCGATACCTGTATAGTTGATATTGGAACCAAAGGAAGCTTCAGGGTCGATGTTTTCAGCATGACGCATCAAAATGGCCAAGTTTCTGGCTACCAATGACACGTTAAGCCCTTTGACAACAGGCGTATTGGCAAACCACTTGGCAGGCAACGCATACCCAAGGGTCAGTTGCCTTAGCTTGATAAAGTCACCATCCACTACACTGGTACTGGTGACGTTTTGGGCCAGGGACTTGTAATAGTCCTCTGCGGATGCCGTTTCTCCATTGGTGGAAATACCACCTTCTCTTCCCACCAAGGTGTTTTTATGCAAGCCCCTCCAGGTGGAATAATATTCCGTCGCGGACAGCACCTTATTACCAAAGCTATAATCGATCAAGAATGAAAACGAGATCCCGTTATAGTTGAAGGTGTTGTTCCATCCACCATAGAAAGTGGGCAGGACAGATCCCCAATTTTTGAGTTCTCCTCTTACTGGCAAGCCAGAATCATCCACCATGATGCTGCCATCTTCATTATAGGCATAATCATAGGCCCTGATCTGCGGCCCGGATTCTCCCACGACGAAAGCCGTCACAGCATTGCCTAGTGTAGCCCTGTTTTGCCCCAAGGTAATAGGGTTATTGTCCGGTCCTGTACTGAGCACCTCATTTTTTACACTGGTCATGTTAACGGAGGTGTTCCAGGAGAACTTGGTGGTCTGGACAGGCACACCTGACACCAACACTTCCAATCCTTTGTTGGACACAGACCCCGTCGCTACCACGCCACTGTTAAATCCAGAGGTAATGCTGTAAGTGGCATTCATGATCTCGTCATGGGTAGTCTTGGTAAAGTAGGCAATGTCAAAGCTCAACCTGTTTTTAAAGAAGCTCAAGTCCAACCCGAGTTCTACCTCATCCGTGGTAAACGGTTTCAAATCTTTGTTTGGTAAAGAAAGCGGTGCTGATCCGGCAGGAACACCATTAAAGGCGTTGGCAGAGCTGTAGTAAAACTGCGTCTGGTACGGCTGGGTAGGTTCTCCACTCGTCACCGCATAGGATGCCCTGAATTTCCCAAAGTCCATGGCATCGATATTCAGCAGTCGATCAAAGACAAACGCCAGGGTTACCGATGGCGAAAAGATACTGTTATTCTCTGGATTCAATGTACTGTAAACATCATATCGACCAGTAGTGGTCAAGGTCAGAAAATCCTTGTACCCAAAGCCTAGGGAATAGTAAGCCGAATGCACCTCCCGCTCTTGGTAGGACAGCGTATTATTGTTCCTGTTGAATATTTCGGTATTATAAGGAGAATACAGGTAAGGCAATACAAATCGGCTACCACTCAAACCAATGGATTCGAATTTATTCTTACGCATGTTTACCCCTGCGAGGGCATCCATTTCTATGTCCTCCGTCAAATCTACAACAGCCCCGAAAATACCGTCAATATTAAGTTCAGACCGGGTCGACTGGCCACGATTGTTCAGTGCACCTTGTAAATCTGCTGTATAAGCAAGTCCGTAAGGTTCCACGGTATTCACTTTGTCATTGGAAACGTCATTTCCCACACGGACCATCGCATAAATATCAGGAGTAAAGCTGTATTTGGCCGATAAGGCCGAAATGGTACGGTTTCTTTCCAAGTCGTTGATCCCTTTTTCGGTAATGAAGTAAGGATTGGTCACATAAATATCATCACTGAAGACCGTCTCCGCTCCCGTTTCAGGATTATATCCCGGAGCGAAGATATTATGGTCAATATTTGGGGCCAAGAACAGGAAGTTATTGGGGTTTCTGGGGCCATCACTCAGGTAGGGAATATTCGTCGATAGCTGATTGACATAATTGACCATAGCGGTAACATTCAACTTATCGGTAATATTTTGATCTACATTCAGGTTAATGGTCTTTCGATCCATTCCACTATTAGGGACTATGGAATTGGCATCGAGGTTAGAGAAGGACAGCCTGAACGACCCGTCGTCACCCAAACCTTTTGATACCGAAACGGTATTGGTGAAATTCGTCCCTGTCCTGTAAAAATCAATATAATTTTCACTGGCGGGAGCATAAGGATAATTGTTTCCATCAAAACCAATCACTTGACTGCCATCCATCATGGCTCCCCATGCCAATCTCCCTGTAGTCTGTGCATCAGCGGCGGTGGTAGGCTTTAACCCGCCAGTTCCTTGACCATAAACGTTTTGGAAGTCTGTAAAGTCTACCGCTTGCTCTGCCATAAAGTTCATGGTATAATCCAAGGACCAGTCTCCTCCCTTTTTACCGGCTTTTGTGGTAATGAGAATCACGCCATTAGAAGCCCTTGAGCCATATAATGCCGAAGCGGCCTGTCCTTTAAGCACCGTCATGGATTCAATATCATCAGGGCTGAGGTTACCGATGCCGTCACCGTTATCACTACCGCCCCATTGTCCGGCCGATCCACGTTGGGTATTATCCATTGGGATTCCGTTTATAACGTATAAAGGAGAACCTGTACCACTGATACTGGGCAATCCTCGAAGGGTAATCTTCGAAGTACCTCCCGGCCCACTGCTTGTCCCCTTTACGACCAAACCAGCCACACGGCCGGCCAAGGAATTGGCCACGTTCGTTTCCCGCGCCTGATCCAAGGCCTCGCTACCTACTTCTGTCACAGAATAGCCTAGCTTCTCCTTTTCCTTGCTGATGCCCAGGGCGGTTACGACCACTTCGCCCAATTCTTCCGTATCCTGGGACAAAGCCACATCGATCGTGCTTTTGCCTTGAACAGGCATTTCTTGGGAAGTATACCCGATAAAGGAAAATACCAATGTGGCATTCTCTGGAACATTATTCAGCGTGTAATTACCATCTAAGTCCGTGGAAGTCCCTGTCGTAGTGCCCTTTCGAAAGACATTCACGCCAGGTATTGGCTCTCCACTATCTGCATCTGTGACCGTACCTGTAATGGTCTTGGCCGGAGATGAACTCGAAGGTGATGGGGTCTGGGCCATTGACATATAGTGCCCTCCCATCATTACCATGATCATCATGGTCAGTAGAATTTTTCTCATTTGAATATAGGGTTTTAGGTTAAAATGATTAAGCAAAAAGGTCTTCATCAGACCAAGTTAAAATACCCTGGGTATTTTTCCGGTCGCAAACAGGGCAGTTATATTGGGTTATTTTCTTTCTTTGGCACGCCCGCTTCATTTTAGGATGATCGGACTATTAAACATTTAAAAAGGGTGATTTGTTATTTTTACGGTTTTTTTACTTGTTTTAATAAATATAGACAATTGGCAATAAAGACAAAACTGTTAATTGTTTTTTTATCTTACAACAGTTTAAAAAACTATTAATTACTAAATCACAGGTATAATCACTTCTATTTTTCACAAAAATCACATACTTATATTAAATTTTACAGTTATCCCTCCTTAATTAATCAATACTTTTCTATGAACACGATTGTGTTTTGTCAAGACAAAAAAATAACAAGTATTTAAAGCCTAATAAATCATTTTAGCCCTTTATGAATAATTCTACCCTTTTCAAATTGGAACGGTTTTAGCTTTAGACTATTTGAACGCAGCAACAGCTCGTTTAACCAAACCAACCTATTATTTAACTCTTAATCCCATTAGTTATGAATAAAATAAGAAACATAAAATGGATCGGCATAACGCTGATAACGTGTTTGGTTTTTGTAATGAATACCAAAAAGACACAAGCAGAAACACCGATGGGAGTATCGTTTCAGGTTTTCTATGACGAATTATCTCCTTATGGTGATTGGATAAATGACCCCAGACACGGTTATATATGGTTACCGTATGTAGACAGGGATTTCCATCCCTACGGGTCTAATGGGCATTGGGCCATGACCGAATACGGAAACACGTGGGTATCGTATTACGATTGGGGATGGGCTCCGTTCCACTACGGCAGATGGCTGTATGATGATTATTACGGCTGGGCATGGGTACCTGGATATGAATGGGGACCTGCATGGGTCAACTGGAGAACGGGCGGAGGATATTACGGCTGGGCTCCTTTAGGACCAGGAGTATCCATCAATGTCTCCATCAATTTACCAAGCTTTCACTGGGTATTCGTTCCAAGGACCCGATTTATGAACCGACACGTTTATCGATATTATGCCCCTAGGCGAAATATTGTAAACATTTATCATAATACCACCATTATTAACAATACCGTTGTATATAATAATAATCGGTATGTGGGCGGACCTCATAGACGTGATATCGAACGGTATAGCAGACGATCAGTCGATGTCTATAGGATAAACTATTCCAGAAATGCTGGCCGTGCGTCCTTATCAAGGTCAAGAAACACCCTAAATGTATACAGGCCTGATTTAAGGACGGCCAGAAATGACAGGGGCGTCACGGGTAAACCCCAAAGAGTCACTTCCCGTGAACAAGCAAGGACGAGTCGCGCTAACACGACCAGGTATAATTCCAATGCCAGGTCCCGTTCAAACAGTGCGTCCCCTTCCAGAGGACAGCGAAGTGGATCGAATGAAAGAGCAGTTTCTCCATCTAGGCGTTCCACAAATTCGACCTATGACAATAGAAGTACCCCTTCCAGGAGGGAGCAAAATAATGCTAGGAGTTCCACAAGAACTGGAAATACTTCTCGTGAAATGGCTAAGCCCACGAAAAGCAATAGTAAGTCTTATGGAAGATCATCCTCTGCCAGCAAGCGATATGAATCGCGTTCTAACAAAGGATCCAGTGCCCAAAGCAGATCGGCCAGGCCTACGAACAACAGGGAATCCATGCGCAAATCCACTGGTTCCAGGAGCCAATCTTCTAGGCCTACAGCAACACCTTCCAAAAGCCGAAGCGGTTCGGCTGTCAGTAGAAGTAGCTCAGGCAGCTCTTCTAGGGTGAGTAGGTCATCAGGTTCATCTTCTAGCAGCAGAAGCAGGTCTGGAAGCTCCTCCCGTGGGGGGAATAGCAGATCAAGAGGTAATAATGAATAATATTATTGAAATAGATTTTAATGTTAGGTGATAGATTACTGAAAAGCACGACCGGAGGTCTGGTTGTGCTTTTTTTCTTTCTAAATGGTAAACATGATGCCTCAAAAGTCAATCTACCCACACTAACTCGCAGACTTTGAGCTAATTACATATAGAAACGTAAAAAACCTGATATAAGTAAGCAGGAAAGGGCTTTTACTTCCATGTTAAATTTTACTAAAAAACCCTCTAAAATGGACAAATAAGCCGAATAAAACGATTAAATTAAATGCTAAATGTCGTGAAAGGGCTATTGAAAACTAAATAAACTCCCTATATTCACGTTTTTAATGACATAAACTTAAATAATTTAACACTATGAGCAGATTCACAGAAGTAAAAGAACTAGTTGATTCATTGGAAGACGATTTCGCCAAATTCTACGAAAAAGGTAACAAAGCTGCTGGCACAAGAGTTAGAAACGGCATGCAAGCGATCAAAACCCTTGCTCAAGATATCAGAAAAGAAGTAACTGATATCAAGAATTCAGGAAAATAATCTTCTTGCTATTTTTAATAGCATGAATCAAATAAAAACAGCCGCTGATAAAATCAGCGGCTGTTTTTTTGTAAGAATACAC comes from Echinicola vietnamensis DSM 17526 and encodes:
- a CDS encoding SusC/RagA family TonB-linked outer membrane protein produces the protein MRKILLTMMIMVMMGGHYMSMAQTPSPSSSSPAKTITGTVTDADSGEPIPGVNVFRKGTTTGTSTDLDGNYTLNNVPENATLVFSFIGYTSQEMPVQGKSTIDVALSQDTEELGEVVVTALGISKEKEKLGYSVTEVGSEALDQARETNVANSLAGRVAGLVVKGTSSGPGGTSKITLRGLPSISGTGSPLYVINGIPMDNTQRGSAGQWGGSDNGDGIGNLSPDDIESMTVLKGQAASALYGSRASNGVILITTKAGKKGGDWSLDYTMNFMAEQAVDFTDFQNVYGQGTGGLKPTTAADAQTTGRLAWGAMMDGSQVIGFDGNNYPYAPASENYIDFYRTGTNFTNTVSVSKGLGDDGSFRLSFSNLDANSIVPNSGMDRKTINLNVDQNITDKLNVTAMVNYVNQLSTNIPYLSDGPRNPNNFLFLAPNIDHNIFAPGYNPETGAETVFSDDIYVTNPYFITEKGINDLERNRTISALSAKYSFTPDIYAMVRVGNDVSNDKVNTVEPYGLAYTADLQGALNNRGQSTRSELNIDGIFGAVVDLTEDIEMDALAGVNMRKNKFESIGLSGSRFVLPYLYSPYNTEIFNRNNNTLSYQEREVHSAYYSLGFGYKDFLTLTTTGRYDVYSTLNPENNSIFSPSVTLAFVFDRLLNIDAMDFGKFRASYAVTSGEPTQPYQTQFYYSSANAFNGVPAGSAPLSLPNKDLKPFTTDEVELGLDLSFFKNRLSFDIAYFTKTTHDEIMNATYSITSGFNSGVVATGSVSNKGLEVLVSGVPVQTTKFSWNTSVNMTSVKNEVLSTGPDNNPITLGQNRATLGNAVTAFVVGESGPQIRAYDYAYNEDGSIMVDDSGLPVRGELKNWGSVLPTFYGGWNNTFNYNGISFSFLIDYSFGNKVLSATEYYSTWRGLHKNTLVGREGGISTNGETASAEDYYKSLAQNVTSTSVVDGDFIKLRQLTLGYALPAKWFANTPVVKGLNVSLVARNLAILMRHAENIDPEASFGSNINYTGIEGTSLPSTRSYGFNLKFKLN
- a CDS encoding histone H1-like protein Hc1, producing the protein MSRFTEVKELVDSLEDDFAKFYEKGNKAAGTRVRNGMQAIKTLAQDIRKEVTDIKNSGK
- a CDS encoding DUF6600 domain-containing protein, which codes for MNKIRNIKWIGITLITCLVFVMNTKKTQAETPMGVSFQVFYDELSPYGDWINDPRHGYIWLPYVDRDFHPYGSNGHWAMTEYGNTWVSYYDWGWAPFHYGRWLYDDYYGWAWVPGYEWGPAWVNWRTGGGYYGWAPLGPGVSINVSINLPSFHWVFVPRTRFMNRHVYRYYAPRRNIVNIYHNTTIINNTVVYNNNRYVGGPHRRDIERYSRRSVDVYRINYSRNAGRASLSRSRNTLNVYRPDLRTARNDRGVTGKPQRVTSREQARTSRANTTRYNSNARSRSNSASPSRGQRSGSNERAVSPSRRSTNSTYDNRSTPSRREQNNARSSTRTGNTSREMAKPTKSNSKSYGRSSSASKRYESRSNKGSSAQSRSARPTNNRESMRKSTGSRSQSSRPTATPSKSRSGSAVSRSSSGSSSRVSRSSGSSSSSRSRSGSSSRGGNSRSRGNNE